From Acidothermus cellulolyticus 11B, a single genomic window includes:
- a CDS encoding metal-sulfur cluster assembly factor — MPATEEDVKEALYDVVDPELGINVVDLGLVYGITVDDDNVAVIDMTLTSAACPLTDVIEDQARVALDGLVKDFRINWVWMPPWGPERITDEGREQLRAMGFNV, encoded by the coding sequence ATGCCCGCGACGGAGGAGGACGTCAAGGAAGCGCTGTACGACGTCGTCGACCCCGAGCTCGGTATCAATGTCGTGGATCTCGGCCTGGTATACGGCATAACGGTCGACGACGACAACGTCGCGGTGATTGACATGACGCTCACGTCCGCCGCGTGCCCGCTCACCGACGTCATCGAAGATCAAGCACGGGTCGCGCTCGACGGTCTGGTCAAGGACTTTCGCATCAACTGGGTGTGGATGCCGCCGTGGGGTCCGGAGCGCATCACCGACGAAGGCCGCGAGCAATTGCGTGCTATGGGGTTCAATGTCTGA
- a CDS encoding helix-turn-helix domain-containing protein — protein sequence MADTVKKGSRVTGSERERLAAELRKKYDQGLSIRALAEQTGRSYGFVHRILTESGTQLRGRGGATRGRSRQS from the coding sequence GTGGCCGACACCGTCAAGAAGGGAAGCCGGGTAACCGGCAGCGAGCGGGAGCGGCTCGCCGCTGAACTGCGCAAGAAGTACGACCAGGGTTTGAGCATTCGGGCACTAGCCGAACAGACCGGAAGGTCGTACGGCTTCGTCCACCGCATCCTGACCGAATCCGGGACTCAGCTGCGGGGACGCGGCGGCGCAACTCGCGGCCGGTCCCGTCAATCCTGA
- a CDS encoding ABC transporter ATP-binding protein, with protein MSMLGGVGGMGGAWHGMRSFMQDRSVVNKRLAPGTIRRIIRFAKPYRWLVITLVTLLGVDAALGSVNPLLFREIINKGALGHRPGLVVVLALAVAAIAVVDAGLMLVERYFSARIGEGLIFDMRSRVFGHVQRMPIAFFTRTQTGALISRLNNDVLGAQQAFTSTLSSVVSNLLSVGFTLGVMFALSWQITLVALALLPIFVVPARWFGRKLQAITRESYNLNAAMNTMMTERFNVAGALLVALFGRREEEDATFQAKAGRVRDIGVTQAMYGVVFFASLMLVASLGTALVYGWGGWQAAVGRLDVGTVVALGAYLTRLYGPLTALSNVNVSIMTALVSFERVFEVLDLPLAIADAPGAVELDPQQARTIEFDHVTFRYPAASEVSLASLESVAVLDAKPGEIVLRDVSFRAEPGQLVALVGPSGAGKTTIASLVPRLYDVTSGAVRVGGIDVRNVTLASLRRVVGVVTQDSHLFHDTIRANLLYANPHATEAELIDACKAAQIWDLVSSLKDGLDTVVGDRGYRLSGGEKQRLAIARLLLKKPSIVVLDEATAHLDSESEVAVQRALKTALSGRTSLVIAHRLSTIRDADLILVIDEGRIVERGTHEELLARNGLYAELYRTQFAASPPLDFAASGEPDASEIAGLR; from the coding sequence ATGAGCATGCTCGGCGGCGTCGGCGGAATGGGCGGCGCATGGCATGGCATGCGATCGTTCATGCAAGATCGCTCGGTGGTGAACAAGCGGCTCGCGCCGGGCACGATTCGCCGGATCATCCGGTTCGCCAAGCCCTACCGCTGGCTAGTGATCACGCTTGTCACCCTGCTCGGGGTTGACGCCGCGCTGGGCTCGGTCAATCCGTTGCTCTTCCGCGAAATCATCAACAAGGGAGCGCTCGGCCACCGGCCGGGACTGGTCGTCGTCCTCGCCCTGGCGGTTGCCGCGATCGCCGTCGTGGACGCCGGGCTCATGCTCGTCGAACGCTACTTCTCCGCCCGGATCGGCGAAGGCTTGATCTTCGACATGCGGTCACGGGTGTTCGGCCACGTCCAGCGGATGCCGATCGCCTTCTTCACCCGGACGCAGACCGGAGCGTTGATCAGCAGGCTGAACAACGACGTCCTTGGGGCCCAGCAGGCATTCACGTCCACTCTCTCCAGCGTGGTGAGCAACCTGCTCAGCGTCGGTTTCACCCTCGGGGTGATGTTTGCGCTCTCCTGGCAGATCACCCTGGTGGCGCTTGCACTCCTGCCGATCTTCGTGGTGCCGGCCCGCTGGTTCGGCCGGAAACTGCAGGCCATCACCCGCGAGAGCTACAACCTGAACGCGGCGATGAACACGATGATGACCGAGCGGTTCAACGTCGCGGGCGCCCTGCTGGTCGCGCTCTTCGGCCGCCGGGAGGAGGAGGATGCCACTTTTCAAGCCAAAGCCGGCCGGGTCCGGGACATCGGCGTCACGCAAGCCATGTACGGCGTGGTCTTCTTTGCCTCGCTCATGCTCGTCGCGTCGCTGGGAACCGCGCTGGTCTATGGCTGGGGTGGGTGGCAGGCTGCCGTCGGCCGGTTGGACGTCGGGACTGTCGTGGCGCTGGGTGCGTACCTCACCCGCCTGTACGGGCCGCTCACCGCGCTGTCCAACGTCAATGTGTCGATCATGACGGCATTGGTGTCCTTTGAGCGGGTCTTTGAAGTGCTCGACCTTCCGCTGGCGATCGCGGATGCCCCAGGCGCGGTCGAGCTTGACCCGCAGCAGGCACGGACCATCGAGTTCGATCACGTGACGTTCCGGTATCCCGCCGCGAGCGAGGTCTCGCTTGCCTCCCTGGAGTCGGTGGCCGTGCTGGACGCCAAGCCGGGTGAGATCGTCCTGCGTGACGTGTCGTTCCGCGCGGAACCGGGACAGCTCGTCGCCCTGGTCGGTCCTTCCGGGGCCGGCAAGACAACGATCGCATCGCTGGTGCCCCGGTTGTACGACGTCACCAGCGGCGCGGTCCGGGTCGGCGGAATCGACGTCCGGAACGTGACGCTTGCCTCGTTGCGCCGGGTCGTCGGCGTCGTGACGCAGGACAGCCACTTGTTCCACGACACCATCCGGGCGAATCTGCTCTACGCGAATCCGCACGCGACCGAGGCGGAGCTCATCGACGCGTGCAAGGCGGCGCAGATTTGGGACCTCGTGTCGTCGTTGAAAGACGGCCTCGACACTGTGGTGGGGGACCGCGGCTACCGGCTCTCCGGCGGGGAGAAGCAGCGGCTGGCCATCGCCCGGTTACTGCTGAAGAAACCGAGCATCGTCGTGTTGGACGAAGCGACCGCCCACCTGGATTCCGAATCGGAAGTCGCGGTGCAGCGGGCGCTGAAGACGGCCTTGTCGGGACGGACGTCGCTTGTGATCGCTCACCGGCTCTCCACCATCCGGGACGCGGATCTCATTCTGGTCATCGACGAGGGCCGGATCGTCGAACGCGGTACGCACGAGGAGCTGCTCGCACGCAACGGGCTCTATGCCGAGCTGTACCGCACCCAGTTCGCCGCGTCGCCGCCCCTGGACTTCGCGGCATCCGGCGAACCGGACGCCTCCGAGATCGCCGGCCTGCGGTAA
- a CDS encoding glycoside hydrolase family 15 protein has product MSRPIEDYGLIGDMHTAALVSRGGSIDWLCFPRFDSAACFAALLGDEENGHWTIAPAAGGDATRRQYRGDTLILEHEWVTPEGTVRLIDFMPPRDELPDVVRIVEGVSGRVPMRSTLRIRFDYGHIVPWVTRHDGVLGAIAGPDALWFRSPVPTKGVDFSTVSEFTVVSGDRLAFSLTWNPSHWPPPRSPDPTRALRDTEKYWQKWISRNAFDRESPYYEAVVRSLIVLKALTYRPTGGIVAAATTSLPEQIGGSRNWDYRYCWLRDATMTLHALLDAGYEEEAKAWREWLIRAVAGDPKDMQIMYGIDGRRRLLEYEVPWLAGYENSRPVRVGNAASEQFQLDVYGEVMDALDLARTAGLAPDEQAWSFQRVVMDFLEGHWRDPDNGIWEIRGDPQHFTHSKVMAWVAVDRVIRGVERWGLTGPVDRWKALRDEISRDVLEHGYNAELGCFTQVYGSRELDAALLLIPAYGFLPAKDERVLRTIEAIQRELVVDGLVRRYRTSNDTTGIDGLAGEEGVFLACTFWLADALCLAGRTAEAREIYERLLSLRNDLGLLSEEWDVARRRQVGNVPQAYSHIGIVNTACNLAGQTGPVHNRAQQYTVGAWRRLRSIPQVLSRVAANFGEW; this is encoded by the coding sequence GTGTCACGACCCATCGAGGACTACGGTCTGATCGGCGACATGCATACCGCTGCGCTGGTCAGCCGCGGTGGTTCGATCGATTGGCTCTGTTTTCCAAGGTTCGACTCCGCCGCCTGCTTCGCGGCGCTGCTCGGTGACGAAGAGAACGGCCATTGGACGATCGCGCCGGCCGCTGGTGGTGACGCCACGCGCCGGCAATACCGCGGCGACACGTTGATCCTGGAACACGAGTGGGTCACACCGGAGGGCACGGTTCGGCTCATCGACTTCATGCCTCCGCGTGACGAGCTTCCGGACGTCGTCCGCATCGTGGAGGGAGTGTCCGGCCGGGTCCCCATGCGGAGCACGCTCCGCATCCGGTTCGACTACGGCCACATCGTCCCGTGGGTGACCCGCCACGACGGCGTCCTCGGCGCGATCGCCGGCCCTGATGCGCTGTGGTTCCGCTCACCTGTGCCGACAAAGGGCGTGGACTTCTCGACGGTCTCAGAATTCACCGTCGTCTCGGGCGACCGGCTGGCGTTCTCGCTCACGTGGAATCCGTCGCACTGGCCGCCGCCGCGCAGTCCCGATCCCACGCGCGCCCTTCGGGACACCGAGAAATACTGGCAGAAATGGATATCCCGCAACGCGTTTGACCGTGAGAGTCCCTATTACGAAGCGGTTGTTCGCTCGCTTATCGTGCTGAAGGCCTTGACCTACCGGCCGACCGGCGGGATCGTCGCTGCGGCGACGACGTCACTGCCGGAACAGATCGGCGGCAGCCGGAACTGGGATTACCGGTACTGCTGGTTGCGCGATGCGACGATGACCCTCCACGCATTGCTCGACGCCGGTTATGAGGAGGAGGCGAAGGCGTGGCGGGAGTGGCTCATTCGCGCAGTAGCCGGTGACCCGAAAGACATGCAGATCATGTACGGCATCGACGGACGACGACGGCTGCTGGAGTACGAGGTGCCGTGGCTCGCCGGGTATGAGAATTCCCGGCCGGTCCGGGTGGGCAACGCCGCCTCCGAACAATTCCAACTCGACGTCTATGGCGAGGTGATGGACGCGCTCGACCTGGCCCGGACGGCGGGATTGGCTCCGGACGAGCAGGCTTGGTCGTTTCAGCGTGTCGTCATGGACTTTCTTGAAGGACACTGGCGGGATCCGGATAACGGCATCTGGGAAATCCGCGGCGACCCTCAGCATTTCACCCACTCGAAGGTGATGGCCTGGGTTGCGGTCGACCGGGTGATCCGCGGGGTGGAACGGTGGGGGTTGACCGGCCCGGTCGACCGTTGGAAAGCACTGCGGGACGAGATTTCCCGCGACGTCCTGGAACACGGTTACAACGCGGAACTCGGTTGCTTCACGCAGGTGTACGGTTCGCGCGAACTCGACGCTGCGTTGCTCCTCATCCCCGCGTACGGATTTCTGCCGGCCAAGGATGAACGGGTGCTCCGGACGATCGAAGCAATCCAGCGGGAGCTCGTCGTGGACGGCCTCGTCCGCCGGTATCGCACCTCGAATGACACCACCGGCATCGACGGGCTGGCCGGCGAGGAAGGAGTCTTCCTCGCGTGCACGTTCTGGCTGGCGGACGCACTGTGCCTTGCCGGCCGGACGGCCGAGGCTCGGGAGATTTACGAACGGCTGCTCTCCCTCCGCAACGACCTCGGCCTGCTGAGCGAGGAATGGGATGTCGCCCGCCGGCGGCAAGTGGGCAACGTGCCACAGGCCTACAGCCACATCGGAATCGTCAATACGGCGTGCAACCTCGCCGGTCAGACCGGCCCGGTTCACAACCGTGCTCAGCAATACACGGTCGGAGCGTGGCGCCGGTTGCGCAGCATACCGCAGGTGCTCAGCCGGGTCGCCGCGAATTTCGGTGAGTGGTAA
- the nadA gene encoding quinolinate synthase NadA: protein MTAEPAVMTSWAAEVRRLADQRNAVILAHNYQLPEIQDVADHVGDSLALSRVAAEHPADVIVFCGVHFMAETAKILSPDKTVLLPEPEAGCSLAASITADDVRAWKATHPDGVVVAYVNTSAEVKAESDICCTSSNAADVVRSIPEGVPIFFIPDQFLGAHVRRVTGRDMDVWAGECHVHAEISPAELRRRIADEPDADILIHPECGCTTTALYLAGAGDLPRERTKILSTGGMVAYAEQTQARRVLVATETGILHQLRRRAPGTDFQPITDRAVCPYMKMITPEKLLRSLRDGVFEVDVDPEIAARARRSVERMIQIGSPSRGGE, encoded by the coding sequence ATGACCGCTGAACCTGCCGTCATGACGTCGTGGGCGGCCGAAGTCCGCCGGCTTGCCGATCAGCGGAACGCCGTCATTCTCGCGCACAACTACCAGCTGCCGGAAATTCAAGACGTCGCCGACCACGTCGGCGATTCCCTGGCGTTGTCGCGGGTCGCGGCGGAACACCCGGCCGACGTCATCGTGTTCTGCGGCGTGCATTTCATGGCTGAGACGGCCAAAATTCTCTCCCCTGACAAGACTGTGCTGCTTCCCGAACCGGAGGCGGGTTGCTCCCTAGCGGCGAGCATCACCGCGGACGACGTCCGCGCGTGGAAAGCCACTCATCCGGACGGCGTCGTCGTGGCGTACGTCAATACCAGCGCTGAGGTCAAGGCGGAGTCCGATATCTGCTGTACGTCGTCGAACGCCGCTGACGTCGTCCGCTCCATTCCGGAGGGCGTGCCGATTTTCTTCATTCCCGACCAGTTTCTCGGTGCGCACGTCCGGCGGGTGACCGGCCGTGACATGGACGTGTGGGCCGGCGAATGTCATGTGCACGCCGAGATTTCCCCGGCCGAGCTGCGCCGCCGGATCGCCGACGAACCGGATGCCGACATCCTCATCCACCCTGAGTGCGGCTGTACGACGACTGCCCTCTACCTGGCCGGCGCCGGCGACTTGCCCCGCGAGCGTACCAAGATCCTCTCGACCGGAGGCATGGTCGCGTACGCCGAGCAGACCCAGGCGCGGCGGGTGCTGGTCGCCACCGAGACCGGCATCCTGCACCAGCTTCGCCGACGCGCGCCCGGCACGGATTTTCAGCCCATCACCGACCGGGCCGTCTGCCCGTACATGAAGATGATTACGCCGGAGAAGCTCCTCCGCAGCCTGCGCGACGGCGTCTTCGAGGTGGACGTCGATCCCGAGATCGCCGCTCGGGCGCGGCGCAGCGTCGAACGGATGATCCAGATCGGCTCACCCTCCCGCGGCGGAGAATAA
- a CDS encoding DUF3099 domain-containing protein, which yields MTTARPPHSVELSHRFRRYVFSMAVRTAAVVLAIFVFHGWMRLVAIVAGVALPWLAVVAANAGPSRDEQEPLFLRPGEGGRAAGSEEARQISPSTGRHDDADRDSPMNAHLPEATTNRMDNDR from the coding sequence GTGACGACGGCGCGTCCGCCGCACTCGGTCGAGTTGTCACATCGATTCCGCCGGTACGTGTTCTCGATGGCCGTGCGGACCGCCGCCGTCGTCCTCGCCATCTTCGTTTTTCACGGCTGGATGCGGTTGGTGGCTATCGTCGCCGGCGTCGCCCTGCCATGGCTCGCCGTTGTGGCGGCGAACGCCGGGCCGTCCCGGGACGAGCAAGAGCCACTGTTCCTCCGGCCGGGCGAGGGTGGGCGTGCCGCCGGATCGGAGGAGGCCCGGCAGATTTCGCCGTCCACCGGCCGGCATGATGACGCTGACCGCGATTCACCGATGAACGCACACCTACCCGAAGCGACAACGAATCGGATGGACAATGACCGCTGA
- a CDS encoding dodecin, whose protein sequence is MTDRTYRITEIVGTSRESVQQAIRNGIKRAAQTLRHLDWFEVTQIRGNLINGEVDHFQVTLKVGFRLEDP, encoded by the coding sequence ATGACGGACCGAACCTACCGGATCACCGAGATTGTCGGCACGTCGCGAGAAAGTGTCCAGCAAGCAATTCGCAACGGCATCAAGCGCGCGGCACAGACGCTGCGCCACCTGGACTGGTTTGAGGTCACGCAGATCCGCGGAAACCTGATCAACGGTGAGGTCGACCACTTCCAGGTGACCCTGAAGGTCGGTTTCCGGCTGGAGGATCCCTGA
- a CDS encoding metallopeptidase TldD-related protein, translating to MAAFSPQDAAETILERARGTCDVDGCIVLVDEDSSANLRWANNTLTTNGVTRQRRITVIATVPQHDGAGTGIAAGVVSRSVTADTDVTELVDAAVGAARSSTPAEDAAPLVEPGDRNSPAWSEPPHETSGGVFTDLVAGLGAELSRADKEGRLLFGFAEHQMRTTYLATSTGVRLRHDQPTGKIELTGRSTDHRRSAWVAAGTRTFQDVDIAALHADIAQRLGWAERSIELPPGRYETLLPPTAVADLMIYLYWSAGARDAHDGRTVFSKPGGGTRVGDQLTGVPLTLRSDPFEPGLECEPFVIAHTSTGESSVFDNGLPLGPTAWIDRGRLAALLQTRYSARLTGLPVTPAIDNLILTHADGQATLSEMIASSRRSLLVTSLWYIREVDPQTLLLTGLTRDGLYLVEDGEVVAAVNNFRFNESPVDLLARVTEGGGTVPCLPREWNDYFTRTAMPPLRVADFNMSTVSQAS from the coding sequence ATGGCCGCATTCTCGCCGCAGGACGCCGCCGAGACGATTCTCGAGCGTGCGCGGGGCACCTGCGACGTCGACGGGTGCATTGTGCTGGTCGACGAGGACAGTTCCGCGAATCTGCGCTGGGCGAATAACACGCTGACGACGAACGGCGTCACCCGGCAACGGCGCATTACGGTCATTGCGACGGTGCCGCAGCACGACGGCGCCGGCACCGGTATCGCCGCGGGTGTCGTTTCCCGCAGCGTCACCGCCGACACCGATGTCACCGAATTGGTGGACGCCGCGGTCGGCGCCGCCCGGTCGAGCACTCCAGCCGAGGACGCCGCGCCGCTCGTCGAACCCGGCGACCGGAATTCCCCCGCCTGGTCCGAACCTCCGCATGAGACGTCCGGCGGTGTCTTCACCGACCTGGTTGCCGGGCTCGGCGCGGAGCTGAGCCGGGCGGACAAGGAGGGCCGGCTGCTGTTCGGCTTCGCCGAGCATCAGATGCGCACGACGTACCTGGCGACGTCAACGGGTGTGCGGCTCCGGCACGACCAGCCGACCGGAAAGATCGAGCTGACCGGCCGGTCCACCGACCACCGGCGGTCGGCCTGGGTCGCGGCCGGGACCCGTACCTTCCAGGACGTCGACATTGCCGCTCTGCACGCCGACATCGCGCAGCGGCTCGGCTGGGCTGAGCGGTCGATCGAGCTTCCGCCCGGCCGGTACGAGACGCTGCTCCCCCCGACGGCTGTCGCGGACTTGATGATTTACCTGTACTGGTCGGCCGGTGCGCGGGACGCCCATGACGGTCGTACGGTCTTCAGCAAGCCGGGCGGCGGCACCCGTGTCGGCGACCAGCTCACCGGCGTACCGCTTACCCTGCGGAGCGATCCGTTCGAGCCTGGTCTGGAATGCGAGCCGTTTGTCATCGCGCACACGTCCACCGGGGAGAGCTCGGTTTTCGACAACGGCCTTCCGCTCGGCCCGACCGCATGGATCGACCGTGGCAGGCTCGCGGCGCTGCTGCAGACCCGCTATTCGGCCCGGCTCACCGGGCTGCCGGTGACGCCGGCGATCGACAACCTCATCCTCACGCACGCCGACGGGCAAGCGACGTTGTCGGAAATGATCGCATCGAGCCGGCGCAGTCTGCTCGTCACGTCGCTGTGGTACATCCGCGAGGTCGACCCGCAGACCCTCCTCCTCACCGGGTTGACCCGCGACGGTCTGTATCTGGTCGAGGACGGCGAGGTGGTCGCCGCGGTGAACAATTTCCGGTTCAACGAGAGCCCGGTCGACCTGCTGGCACGCGTGACGGAAGGCGGAGGGACGGTGCCGTGTCTCCCCCGCGAGTGGAACGACTACTTCACCCGTACCGCGATGCCGCCGCTGCGGGTCGCTGACTTCAACATGAGCACGGTCTCGCAGGCGTCCTGA
- a CDS encoding TldD/PmbA family protein, which produces MPADHRAIEPAFLALPLTRLADAALDEARRLGAQHADVRVERIRSQHLRLRDGRLEGRIDDEDIGFAVRVIADGTWGFAAGVDMTPEAARAVAGRAVEIARAAKAINREPVELAPEPVYRDAIWISAYEVDPFSVPDNEKIELLAERSRRLLASPHVDHVDAGVAQVLENKFYADTAGTSTIQQRVRVMPTLTAVAVDETTGRFETMDTIASPAGRGWEYLTGTGFDWESELAQLPEWLAEKLVAPSVEPGRYDLVIDPSNLWLTIHESIGHATELDRALGYEAAYAGTSFATFDKLGSLRYGSPIMHVTGDRTAVHGLATIGYDDEGVAAQQFDLIRDGILVGYQLDRRIARLKGFPRSNGCAFADCAAHMPIQRMANVSLQPAPDGPSTQELIGMVDRGIYIVGDKSWSIDMQRYNFQFTGQRFFEIRGGRLTRQIRDVAYQATTTDFWGAMEAVGGPQTYVLGGAFNCGKGQPGQIAAVSHGCPSALFRGVRILNTVQEGGR; this is translated from the coding sequence ATGCCTGCCGACCATCGCGCCATTGAACCCGCCTTCCTCGCGCTGCCCCTCACGCGATTGGCGGACGCCGCCCTCGATGAGGCGCGTCGCCTCGGCGCGCAGCATGCCGACGTTCGGGTGGAGCGCATTCGCAGCCAACACCTCCGGCTGCGGGACGGCCGGCTGGAAGGCCGGATCGACGACGAGGACATCGGGTTCGCGGTCCGGGTCATTGCCGACGGGACATGGGGTTTCGCCGCCGGTGTCGACATGACCCCGGAGGCGGCCCGCGCGGTCGCCGGACGGGCGGTCGAAATCGCCCGCGCCGCCAAGGCCATCAACCGTGAACCGGTTGAATTGGCGCCGGAGCCGGTCTATCGCGACGCGATATGGATTTCGGCGTACGAGGTCGATCCGTTCAGCGTGCCGGACAACGAGAAAATCGAATTGCTCGCCGAGCGCAGCCGCCGCCTTCTCGCGTCACCGCATGTCGACCATGTGGACGCCGGTGTCGCGCAGGTGCTGGAGAACAAGTTTTACGCGGATACCGCCGGTACGTCGACGATCCAGCAGCGGGTTCGGGTCATGCCGACCCTGACGGCGGTAGCGGTCGACGAAACCACCGGGCGGTTCGAGACGATGGACACGATCGCCTCACCGGCCGGCCGCGGCTGGGAGTACCTCACCGGCACCGGCTTTGACTGGGAGAGCGAACTTGCCCAACTCCCCGAGTGGCTGGCCGAGAAACTGGTTGCGCCGTCCGTCGAACCCGGCCGCTACGACCTGGTCATCGACCCGAGCAATCTCTGGCTCACGATTCACGAGTCGATCGGCCACGCCACGGAGCTCGATCGAGCACTGGGATACGAGGCCGCCTACGCAGGCACCAGTTTCGCCACCTTCGACAAACTCGGTTCGCTGCGGTACGGGTCGCCCATCATGCACGTGACCGGCGACCGGACCGCCGTCCATGGCCTGGCCACCATCGGGTACGACGACGAGGGAGTCGCCGCCCAGCAGTTCGACCTCATCCGCGACGGAATTCTCGTCGGATATCAACTCGACCGGCGGATCGCCCGGCTCAAGGGATTTCCGCGCTCCAACGGGTGTGCGTTCGCCGATTGCGCCGCGCACATGCCGATTCAGCGGATGGCCAACGTCTCCCTGCAGCCGGCGCCGGACGGGCCGTCGACGCAGGAGCTCATCGGGATGGTCGACCGGGGCATTTACATCGTCGGTGACAAGAGCTGGTCCATCGACATGCAACGGTACAATTTCCAGTTCACCGGGCAGCGTTTCTTCGAAATTCGTGGCGGCCGTCTCACCCGGCAAATCCGGGACGTCGCTTACCAGGCGACGACGACCGATTTCTGGGGCGCGATGGAAGCCGTCGGCGGACCGCAGACGTACGTTCTCGGCGGCGCCTTCAACTGCGGGAAAGGTCAACCGGGTCAGATCGCAGCGGTGAGTCACGGTTGTCCCAGCGCGTTGTTCCGCGGCGTCCGGATTCTCAATACCGTCCAGGAAGGAGGCCGGTGA
- a CDS encoding STAS domain-containing protein, protein MTTMTADSLGSVSTTVLADGIVVRLGGSLDAASLPELRAALLTERPEGRDDVLVDASRVTEVHERALAILVAAVSWAEQTGGRLQFAAMSPALAETARYFAVHDLLPLLPGPGGRAERAALTVAGDGC, encoded by the coding sequence ATGACCACCATGACCGCCGACAGCCTCGGCAGTGTCAGCACCACCGTTCTCGCCGACGGCATCGTCGTCCGGCTCGGTGGATCCCTTGACGCGGCCAGCCTCCCCGAACTTCGTGCCGCTCTCCTCACCGAACGTCCCGAGGGGCGTGATGACGTCCTCGTCGATGCGAGCCGGGTCACCGAAGTGCATGAACGCGCGCTTGCGATCCTCGTCGCGGCCGTGTCCTGGGCGGAGCAGACCGGCGGCCGGCTGCAATTCGCCGCAATGTCGCCGGCGCTGGCCGAGACAGCCCGATACTTCGCCGTCCACGATTTGCTGCCACTTCTGCCCGGTCCAGGGGGGCGGGCAGAAAGGGCGGCTCTGACGGTCGCAGGGGACGGTTGCTAG
- the fabG gene encoding 3-oxoacyl-[acyl-carrier-protein] reductase — protein MARCVLVTGGSRGIGLAIAQAFAADGDHVAVTYRSSEPPAGLFAVRADVTNSDEVEKAFDAVEAEFGPVQVLVANAGITRDTLLLRMTEDDWRTVLETNLTGAYRVAKRAVRSMLRARSGRLLFISSVVGLLGSAGQANYAATKAGLIGFARSLAREFGSRGITANVVAPGFVDTEMTRVLGDERRAEILKQVPLGRYATPEEVAGVVRFLASDAASYITGAVIPVDGGLGMGH, from the coding sequence GTGGCCCGATGCGTTCTCGTCACCGGCGGGTCTCGCGGCATCGGTCTGGCCATCGCCCAGGCGTTTGCCGCGGACGGTGACCACGTCGCCGTCACCTACCGGAGCTCAGAACCCCCAGCGGGGCTGTTCGCCGTCCGTGCCGACGTGACGAACAGCGACGAGGTCGAGAAGGCCTTCGATGCGGTGGAAGCGGAGTTCGGTCCTGTTCAGGTGCTCGTCGCCAACGCCGGCATCACCCGCGACACGCTGCTGTTGCGGATGACCGAGGACGACTGGCGCACAGTGCTGGAGACGAATTTGACCGGCGCCTACCGGGTGGCGAAGCGGGCGGTGCGCAGCATGCTCCGTGCCCGCTCCGGGCGGTTGCTGTTCATCTCGTCGGTGGTGGGCTTGCTCGGCTCGGCCGGGCAGGCCAATTACGCGGCGACGAAAGCAGGGCTCATTGGTTTCGCCCGCTCACTCGCTCGTGAATTCGGGTCCCGCGGCATCACGGCGAACGTCGTCGCGCCCGGTTTTGTCGACACGGAAATGACGCGCGTTCTCGGGGACGAACGGCGTGCGGAGATTCTCAAACAGGTGCCGCTGGGCCGATACGCCACGCCGGAGGAGGTCGCCGGTGTGGTGCGATTCTTGGCCAGCGACGCCGCAAGCTACATCACCGGAGCGGTCATTCCGGTCGACGGCGGATTGGGAATGGGGCACTAA